One stretch of Saccharomonospora xinjiangensis XJ-54 DNA includes these proteins:
- the lexA gene encoding transcriptional repressor LexA, producing the protein MARKTTGNDVSGGEVSALPRTVSTPDESLTPRQRKVLDVIRDWVDRYGYPPSVREIGEAVGLTSTSSVSHQLKALQRKGYLRRDANRPRAVGVLAMDSQRGTTRTSPREGEAVTAAGETVPRPALVPLVGRIAAGGPVLAEESIEDVFPLPKDIVGEGDVFLLSVTGDSMIGAAITDGDWVVVRQQPTAENGDIVAAMIEGEATVKTFKRKDDGHVWLLPHNEAYDPIPGDDATILGKVVAVLRRL; encoded by the coding sequence GTGGCACGCAAGACAACGGGCAACGACGTGAGCGGCGGCGAAGTCTCCGCCCTTCCGCGCACGGTCAGTACCCCGGACGAAAGCCTGACACCGCGCCAGCGGAAAGTCCTCGACGTGATCAGGGACTGGGTGGACAGGTACGGATATCCGCCCAGTGTCAGGGAAATCGGGGAGGCGGTCGGGCTCACGTCAACATCCTCCGTTTCCCACCAGTTGAAGGCGCTGCAACGCAAGGGTTATCTCCGGCGCGACGCGAATCGCCCTCGCGCCGTCGGTGTGCTGGCGATGGACAGCCAGCGCGGAACCACTCGCACCTCGCCTCGCGAGGGTGAGGCCGTCACGGCAGCCGGAGAGACGGTTCCCCGGCCCGCACTGGTACCGCTAGTCGGACGTATCGCGGCGGGAGGCCCTGTCCTCGCCGAGGAGTCGATCGAAGACGTCTTCCCTCTGCCGAAGGACATCGTCGGCGAAGGGGACGTGTTCCTGCTCAGCGTCACCGGCGACTCGATGATCGGTGCCGCGATCACCGATGGCGACTGGGTCGTGGTGAGGCAGCAACCCACCGCCGAGAACGGCGACATCGTGGCGGCGATGATCGAGGGCGAAGCGACCGTCAAAACGTTCAAGCGCAAGGACGACGGGCACGTCTGGTTGCTGCCGCACAATGAGGCATACGACCCGATCCCTGGTGACGACGCCACGATCCTCGGAAAGGTCGTCGCTGTCCTGAGAAGGCTGTGA
- the nrdR gene encoding transcriptional regulator NrdR, whose amino-acid sequence MRCPFCRHADSRVVDSREVDEGQAIRRRRSCSACGRRFTTSETMVLAVVKRSGVTEQFSRDKVVNGVRRACQGRPVDDDALKQLAQRVEESIRATGVAEIPSHEVGLAILGPLRELDTVAYLRFASVYRSFSSIEDFEAEIKNLREAIAGSSGQDHSE is encoded by the coding sequence GTGCGGTGCCCGTTCTGCCGCCACGCGGACTCCCGGGTGGTCGATTCGCGCGAGGTGGACGAGGGGCAGGCGATTCGCAGGCGGCGGTCGTGCTCGGCGTGCGGACGCCGGTTCACCACGTCGGAAACGATGGTGCTCGCTGTCGTCAAGCGCTCGGGAGTGACGGAGCAGTTCAGCCGCGACAAGGTGGTCAACGGAGTGCGCCGCGCCTGTCAGGGACGCCCTGTTGACGACGACGCGCTGAAGCAGTTGGCACAGAGGGTCGAGGAGTCGATCAGAGCGACCGGCGTCGCCGAGATCCCGAGCCACGAGGTGGGGCTCGCCATCCTCGGTCCGCTCAGGGAGCTCGACACCGTCGCCTACCTGAGGTTCGCGAGTGTCTATCGGTCCTTCTCGTCGATCGAGGACTTCGAGGCCGAGATCAAGAACCTGCGTGAGGCGATCGCCGGGTCGTCCGGCCAGGACCACAGCGAGTGA